Within the Thermus albus genome, the region CAAAAGCCCCCAGGCTCAGGGTTATACCCAGAGGGAGCCATAGCCCCGCTTGCCTCCTTCGCCAGGCTGCAAGAAGCACAAAGGGAACCAGGAAGCCCAAGGCCACTACCCCCTCCATAAGTCCTGGGAGGGGTTTGAGCCGCACCAGATGGGCAGGGCCCTGGAGGAAGGTGAGGAGGCCCACTAGGGCCAATCCCCCGCCCAGCACCCCTCCAACGCCTGCGGCCCGTCCGCCCAAGTGGGCCAAGACCAGGGCCAAAATGGCTCCCAGGGGAACCAAGGCCAGGTGCGGGGCTGAGGGGAGAAGGGCTAAGAGGGTGGGCCCCAGGGATTCCCGGGAGAGGTAACCTACGGCTTCCACCAGGGGGAAGGTGGGAGTGGCCACCAAAAGGCCTAGGGCCGCGGCCACCAGGTAACGGCGCATGGAACCCCGGCCTAGGCCAAGGAAGCCCGCCAAGACCATACCCAGCAGGAAAAGGGCCAGGCTCATAGAGCCTCCAGGTTGCCCGCGTAGACCATCCGTTCCACCTCGGGGGTCAAGGCCTCCACCGGGCCATCAAAGACCAGCCTTCCCCGGTTGAAAGCCAGGATCCGCCGGGCGTAGCGCCGGGCTAGTTCCAGCACGTGGATGTTAACCAGGACCGTCACCCCCGCTTCCTCGTTGTACTCCTTAAGAATACCCAGGATCACGTCGGAGAGCCGGGGATCCAGGCTGGCCATGGGCTCATCCGCCAGGATCAGCTTGGGTTCCTGGGCCAAGGCGCGGGCGATGGCCACCCGTTGTTGCTGGCCACCGGAGAGCTGGTCGGCGCGGGCTTGCTCCTTGCCCTGAAGGCCCACCCGGCGGATCTGCTCCAGGGCGATGGCGAAATCCTCCTCCCGATAGAGCCCGAGAAGCCCTTTCCAGGTGGGCAAATAGCCCAGGCGCCCGTGGAGAACGTTTTCCAGTACGGAAAGGCGTTGGACCAGGTTGAACTGTTGGAAGATGAAGCCCACTTTGCGGCGGAAGACCTGGAGCTCCTTGCGGGAAAGCCTGGTAACCTCCACCCCTCCCACCCACACTTCACCGGTGGTGGGCTCCACCAGCCGGTTTAAGGTGCGCAGGAAGGTGCTTTTCCCCGCGCCCGAGAGGCCGATGATGGCCACAAAGTCGCCTTGGGGGATGGAAACGCTTACCTCCGAAAGCGCCTGGGTACCATCGGGAAAGACCTTGCTCAGGTTTTTAACCACGATCATGGTTCCTCGTCTTCCCCAAAAAGGCCCCCAGGACCTCCTGGGGGCCAGGAGGACCAGGGCCTCACTTGTCCTGGCCGGAGATGCGCCGGGCCTCGCGCACCACGTCGTAATCGCTGTCTTTGGCCGGAACCATGTAATCAATGCGGTAAAGGTTTTGTAGCAAGGTGCACTTGGGTGCCTGGCACCGCTGGAGGGCGGCGGCGATTCCCTTGGCTAGGTTGGGGTATTTGCTGAGGAACTCCTTGGCCACGGAGAAGGTATCGCCAGGAATGGGCTTGGAGTAGAAGATGGCGGTGATCTGGCGTGCCTCCTCGGGCTTTAGGAACTGGGTCCAGGCCCCGGACTTGTTCTTGTCGTCGTTGGCAAAGGTGGCGGCGGCGTCCACGGATTTGTTGAGGACCGCGAGCACCGCAGCGTCATGTTTCCCGGCAAAAACTTGTTTGGCGAAAAAGGTGTCGGGGTTGATGCCTCGGCTCACCAAAGCTGCCCGGGGAAAGACGTAACCAGCGGCGGAAAGGGGGTCTACCCAGGCGATGGTCTTGCCCTCGAGGTCCTCAATCCTCTTGATCCCGGAGTCCTTGCGCACGATGATGGCCGACCAGTAATAGGGACTGCCGTTGCGTACCGACTTCAGGAGGACCTCCGCCCCCGCTTCCCGGTGGGCCAACACGTAGCCGTCGGGAGGGAAGAAGGCAAACTCCAGCTTGCCCGCCCGCATGGCCTCAATGAGGCCGCGGTACTCGGTGGGGACGAAGATCTCCACCTCTACCGTTCCCTTGAACTCCTTCTCAATGTAGTCGGCGATGGCTTGGGCGGCCGCCTTGAGTTGGTCGGAGTTCTGGGTGGGGTTAAACCCGATGCGTACCTTTACCGGGGCCTGGGCCAGACCCAGGCCAAGGCCCAGGAGGGCCAAAAGGAAGAGCATCAAACGCTTCACGGGCCGATTCTACACCTCCTGCACCCTGTGGCAAGGGGGTTATCTCCCCACCAGGCGCTTGCGTTTTGCGGGGTCCAGGACCTTCTTGTGCAGGCGGAGGCTTTTGGGGGTCACCTCCAAAAGTTCGTCCTCGGCCAGGAACTCCAGGGCTTCCTCCAGGGAAAGCCGCCTTGGAGGGACCAGGCGGATATTCTCGTCGGAGCCTGCGGCCCGGATGTTGGTGAGCTTTTTGGCGGTGGTGACGTTGACGTCCAGGTCATTTTCCCGAACGTGCTCCCCCACGATCATGCCCACGTAGACCTCGGTGCCCGGTTCAATGAAAAACTGCACCCGTTCCTGCAGGCGGTTCAGGCTGTAGGCGGTGGCTACCCCCGCCTCCATGGCCACGGCGCTTCCCGTGGTGCGGGTGGGGATAGGGCCCGCCTCGGGGCCGAAGCCGTGGAAGGTGTGGCCCAAGAGCCCCTCGCCCCCGGTAAGGGAAAGGAAAAGGCTGCGGAAACCGAACAGGGCTCGGGCTGGGATCACGAACTCCGCCCGCACCCGTTCGCCCACCTCCATGTGGACCATTTCCGCCCGGCGGACTCCCAGGGCCTCCATTACGCTTCCGAAGCGGTCCTGAGGTACCTCCACCACCAGAAGCTCATAGGGCTCGAGGCCATCCTTGCTTAAGACCCTGGGTTGGCCCACGCTGAACTCGTACCCTTCCCGGCGCATGGTCTCCAGGAGTATGGCCAGGTGGAGCTCCCCTCGGCCCCGAAGCTCAAAGACCTCGGGACCCACCTCTTCCACCTGGAGGGCCACATTGGTGCGGAGCTCCTTAAGAAGGCGCTCCTTCAGCTTCTGGCCCGTCACGTGCACCCCTTCCCGTCCGGCAAAGGGGGAGGTGTTGGCGGTGAGGGTTAAGGCCACGGTGGGCTCGTCCACCCTAAGGCGGGGAAGGGGCTTTGGGTCTTCAGGATGGGCCAGGGTATCCCCGATCTCTACCCCTTCCATGCCAGCTAAGGCCACGATGTCCCCGGGGAGGCTTTCCGCCACCTCCACCCGC harbors:
- the phnC gene encoding phosphonate ABC transporter ATP-binding protein, with protein sequence MIVVKNLSKVFPDGTQALSEVSVSIPQGDFVAIIGLSGAGKSTFLRTLNRLVEPTTGEVWVGGVEVTRLSRKELQVFRRKVGFIFQQFNLVQRLSVLENVLHGRLGYLPTWKGLLGLYREEDFAIALEQIRRVGLQGKEQARADQLSGGQQQRVAIARALAQEPKLILADEPMASLDPRLSDVILGILKEYNEEAGVTVLVNIHVLELARRYARRILAFNRGRLVFDGPVEALTPEVERMVYAGNLEAL
- the typA gene encoding translational GTPase TypA, translated to MEIRNIAIIAHVDHGKTTLVDAMLRQAKALAKEEGERILDSYELEKERGITILAKNTAVVWNGVKINIVDTPGHADFGGEVERALSLVDGVLLLVDAAEGPMPQTRFVLRKALQAGLKPLVVLNKVDKKEARPDEVLNLTFDLMVELGATEEQLDFPYLYAIGREGRAWRNSPREDLSELFQAILEHIPPPRWEEGPFQLLVANLDHSPYLGRVAIGKVTRGRVRTGETLAILKEDRALSAKVAAVYTHQGLKRVEVAESLPGDIVALAGMEGVEIGDTLAHPEDPKPLPRLRVDEPTVALTLTANTSPFAGREGVHVTGQKLKERLLKELRTNVALQVEEVGPEVFELRGRGELHLAILLETMRREGYEFSVGQPRVLSKDGLEPYELLVVEVPQDRFGSVMEALGVRRAEMVHMEVGERVRAEFVIPARALFGFRSLFLSLTGGEGLLGHTFHGFGPEAGPIPTRTTGSAVAMEAGVATAYSLNRLQERVQFFIEPGTEVYVGMIVGEHVRENDLDVNVTTAKKLTNIRAAGSDENIRLVPPRRLSLEEALEFLAEDELLEVTPKSLRLHKKVLDPAKRKRLVGR
- a CDS encoding phosphate/phosphite/phosphonate ABC transporter substrate-binding protein, whose amino-acid sequence is MLFLLALLGLGLGLAQAPVKVRIGFNPTQNSDQLKAAAQAIADYIEKEFKGTVEVEIFVPTEYRGLIEAMRAGKLEFAFFPPDGYVLAHREAGAEVLLKSVRNGSPYYWSAIIVRKDSGIKRIEDLEGKTIAWVDPLSAAGYVFPRAALVSRGINPDTFFAKQVFAGKHDAAVLAVLNKSVDAAATFANDDKNKSGAWTQFLKPEEARQITAIFYSKPIPGDTFSVAKEFLSKYPNLAKGIAAALQRCQAPKCTLLQNLYRIDYMVPAKDSDYDVVREARRISGQDK